From Halanaeroarchaeum sulfurireducens, a single genomic window includes:
- a CDS encoding metal-dependent hydrolase, whose translation MMATTHVLTGVALAAAAASAVPEVSVVAVGAAAAGGLFPDLDLYAGHRKTLHYPIFFAIASLIAVAIATVEPTTLTVAGALFLAAAALHSIMDAFGGGLELRPWLGTSDRAVYSHFHRQWIPPRRWIRYDGAPEDLALATVMAVPALSTFDGPVALGVVALLLVSAGYVLVRKPMVRIAEWLVARLPTSVRTYIPARFVDDLQ comes from the coding sequence ATGATGGCGACGACACACGTATTGACGGGGGTCGCACTGGCCGCGGCCGCCGCGTCCGCCGTTCCGGAAGTCTCGGTCGTCGCCGTGGGAGCGGCGGCAGCGGGCGGGCTGTTTCCCGACCTGGACCTCTACGCCGGCCATCGAAAGACCCTCCACTATCCGATCTTCTTCGCCATTGCCTCGCTGATCGCCGTTGCCATCGCCACGGTCGAGCCCACCACACTCACCGTCGCGGGGGCCCTGTTCCTCGCCGCCGCGGCCCTTCACTCGATCATGGACGCCTTCGGCGGCGGCCTGGAACTCCGACCCTGGCTGGGCACGTCCGACCGGGCGGTCTACAGCCACTTCCACCGCCAGTGGATCCCACCTCGCCGCTGGATCCGGTACGACGGGGCGCCCGAGGACCTGGCGCTGGCGACGGTGATGGCCGTCCCCGCCCTGTCGACGTTCGACGGCCCGGTCGCGCTGGGCGTCGTGGCCTTGCTCCTCGTCTCGGCAGGGTACGTCCTCGTTCGCAAGCCGATGGTCCGCATCGCCGAATGGCTCGTCGCCCGCCTGCCGACATCCGTTCGCACGTACATTCCTGCCAGGTTCGTCGATGACCTTCAGTAG
- a CDS encoding preprotein translocase subunit SecD, which yields MSAIREYWRVTALVVLLLLSSVALFAPGLGDTAPEGQAVEASGASNLAYGLDLSGGARVRATVDGVTATGVNVTAENQATITRDVAEELDLRIADVRARPARDGGTVEAFGDVTESELATALESAGYQSESVRSGVTQTTRDNIVETLQAKIDASGFAAANVQDVQAQTGEGTHYIVVEAANRNVSEVSTLMTSRGVVTILANYPSDGEQVNETVLTQEQLRDGQIGVPTTTQDGRPAVPITLSDDVAQQYAEDMVEYGFADGAAASSCEYENGTAADGSYCLLTVRDGEVVYSAGVRHSLGQSFANGEFVKDPSFIITATSMQEARQLSVDLNAGSLPAPLTVEDTFFMAPSMGSQFKIYSLITGIMAVFAVSGAVFFRYREPRIALPMIVTALSEVYILLGFAASVGLALDLSHIAGLIAVVGTGVDDLVIIADEVMAEEVSSRRVFQSRFRKAFWVIGAAAVTTIIAMGPLAVLSLGDLRGFAIITILGVLVGVLVTRPAYGDILRRLLTVDH from the coding sequence ATGAGCGCGATTCGTGAGTACTGGCGTGTCACCGCACTCGTCGTGTTATTGCTGTTGAGTTCGGTCGCGCTGTTCGCCCCTGGACTCGGCGATACGGCGCCCGAGGGCCAGGCAGTCGAGGCCTCGGGAGCGTCGAACCTCGCGTACGGCCTCGACCTGTCCGGCGGGGCCCGCGTCCGGGCAACCGTGGACGGCGTCACCGCGACGGGGGTGAACGTGACCGCCGAGAATCAAGCGACGATCACGCGGGACGTCGCGGAGGAACTGGACCTCCGAATCGCCGACGTGCGGGCGCGGCCTGCCCGTGACGGCGGGACGGTCGAGGCTTTCGGTGATGTCACCGAATCCGAGCTCGCGACAGCCCTGGAGAGCGCGGGCTACCAATCCGAATCCGTTCGCAGCGGCGTCACCCAGACGACGCGGGACAACATCGTCGAAACCCTCCAGGCGAAGATCGACGCGAGCGGCTTTGCCGCCGCCAACGTCCAGGACGTCCAGGCGCAGACCGGCGAGGGGACCCATTACATCGTCGTCGAAGCCGCCAACCGGAACGTCTCGGAGGTGAGTACCCTCATGACGAGCCGGGGGGTGGTCACCATCCTGGCCAACTATCCCAGCGACGGCGAGCAGGTCAACGAGACCGTACTCACCCAGGAGCAGCTTCGTGATGGGCAGATCGGTGTGCCCACGACGACTCAGGACGGCCGGCCGGCCGTCCCAATCACGCTCTCCGATGATGTCGCCCAACAGTACGCCGAAGACATGGTCGAGTACGGCTTCGCGGACGGAGCGGCAGCGAGCAGTTGTGAGTACGAAAACGGCACGGCCGCAGACGGCAGCTACTGCCTGTTGACGGTCCGTGACGGCGAGGTGGTCTACTCCGCCGGCGTCCGGCATAGCCTCGGCCAGTCGTTCGCCAACGGCGAGTTCGTCAAGGATCCGAGTTTCATCATCACCGCAACGAGCATGCAGGAGGCCCGTCAGCTCAGCGTCGATCTGAACGCTGGCTCGCTACCCGCACCGCTCACGGTCGAGGACACGTTCTTCATGGCGCCGAGCATGGGCTCGCAGTTCAAGATCTACTCGCTCATCACGGGGATTATGGCCGTATTCGCGGTCTCCGGTGCCGTGTTCTTCCGCTATCGTGAGCCGCGGATCGCCCTGCCGATGATCGTCACCGCGCTTTCGGAGGTGTACATCCTGCTGGGCTTCGCCGCGTCGGTCGGTCTGGCGCTCGACCTCTCGCACATCGCGGGGTTGATTGCCGTCGTCGGGACGGGGGTGGACGACCTCGTCATCATTGCCGACGAGGTGATGGCCGAAGAGGTTTCCTCCAGACGGGTCTTCCAGAGCCGCTTCCGCAAGGCGTTCTGGGTCATCGGCGCGGCCGCCGTGACGACCATCATCGCGATGGGGCCGCTGGCCGTGCTCAGCCTCGGCGACCTCCGCGGGTTCGCCATCATCACCATCCTGGGTGTCCTCGTCGGGGTACTGGTCACTCGACCGGCGTACGGTGACATCCTCCGGCGGCTGCTCACCGTGGATCACTGA
- the secF gene encoding protein translocase subunit SecF: MSKLEVPDFDQSRYSNRQLAGPPVAVIVLALLVIGATFAMTGTPVALDTEFTGGTELRVVAPDAGTAVDEPFSAEIQSVQPVQTEENTYIVTFDNTVDPETQKQLAEDAGFEVPMSSSTSPTFGQSTQRMALIGVGIAFLGMSLVVFGLFRTFVPSIAVVVSAFGDIVVPVALMNIFGIELSLGTVAALLMLIGYSVDSDILLNNHVLRRTGEFYESVQVAMRTGVTMTLTSIAAMTVMAIVAYLFGIQLMSSIGLILVFGLATDLMNTYMMNVTLLRWYKFEGVAR, translated from the coding sequence ATGTCGAAGCTCGAGGTCCCGGATTTCGACCAGAGCCGGTACTCGAACCGCCAGTTGGCGGGTCCGCCGGTCGCCGTCATCGTTCTCGCGCTCCTCGTCATCGGGGCGACGTTCGCGATGACGGGGACTCCCGTCGCCCTGGACACGGAGTTTACCGGCGGGACGGAACTCCGGGTCGTCGCACCGGACGCCGGAACGGCCGTCGACGAGCCGTTCTCGGCCGAGATACAGTCCGTACAGCCGGTGCAGACTGAAGAGAACACGTACATCGTCACGTTCGACAACACCGTCGACCCCGAAACCCAGAAACAACTCGCCGAGGACGCCGGCTTCGAGGTCCCCATGTCCTCGAGTACGTCTCCCACGTTCGGCCAGAGCACCCAGCGGATGGCCCTGATCGGCGTGGGCATCGCGTTTCTCGGGATGAGTCTCGTGGTCTTCGGGCTGTTCCGGACGTTCGTGCCGAGCATCGCCGTCGTCGTCTCGGCGTTCGGAGACATCGTCGTCCCGGTCGCGTTGATGAACATCTTCGGCATCGAACTCTCGCTCGGGACGGTGGCCGCGCTGTTGATGCTGATCGGGTATAGCGTCGACTCGGACATCCTCCTCAACAACCACGTCCTCCGCCGTACCGGCGAGTTCTACGAGAGCGTCCAGGTGGCCATGCGGACGGGTGTCACGATGACCCTGACGTCGATCGCTGCGATGACGGTGATGGCCATCGTGGCGTACCTCTTTGGCATTCAGCTGATGAGTTCCATCGGCCTCATTCTCGTGTTCGGGCTCGCGACCGACCTGATGAACACGTACATGATGAACGTGACGCTGTTGCGCTGGTACAAATTCGAGGGGGTGGCCCGATGA
- a CDS encoding DUF5812 family protein yields MSEKTGTFLVTAADADSVVLSDVTDGQVHTLAENPGLEREQVVEATIAVVQPMEAVWTVEDLRETRDVEVAVSDERPTKASRDLAATMEDGDLETRERAGSGVIHVIVVPENLTETAVEDVLDDEGTLRFAARHAARRVEIRSEPGVVTVRYLP; encoded by the coding sequence ATGAGTGAAAAGACGGGGACGTTCCTCGTGACGGCCGCGGACGCGGACAGCGTCGTCCTCTCGGACGTGACGGACGGACAGGTTCACACGCTCGCGGAGAATCCGGGGCTGGAACGAGAGCAGGTCGTCGAGGCGACGATCGCGGTCGTCCAGCCGATGGAGGCCGTCTGGACCGTCGAGGACCTCCGCGAGACCCGCGACGTCGAGGTGGCTGTGAGCGACGAACGCCCGACGAAGGCCAGCCGTGATCTGGCCGCGACAATGGAGGACGGTGACCTGGAGACACGCGAGCGGGCCGGATCCGGCGTCATCCACGTCATCGTCGTCCCCGAGAATCTCACCGAAACCGCGGTCGAAGACGTTCTCGACGACGAGGGCACTTTGCGATTTGCTGCACGGCACGCGGCCAGGCGCGTGGAGATACGGTCTGAACCGGGGGTCGTAACGGTCAGATACCTCCCCTAG